In one Spirosoma rigui genomic region, the following are encoded:
- the pdxA gene encoding 4-hydroxythreonine-4-phosphate dehydrogenase PdxA, with protein sequence MEQRQPDEPNESRVNPSPKQPADSQNPNTQPDNVLPAPGERQAAEPVAPQPNPNQQRNNRPQNGRSNGGQRDNRNRPEGGPRENTPRNGVPRENGVEGDGQPQREPASNQRDSQRNGGQKNQGQPDRGPRDANPQRNGAGKRENTPRDANPRNNRNEGRPNGRDRGNDGREREANGSEGDPGSRIRDDRNRPTEGDSLGSAREADGQTNPPGESSGRDERLVIGISLGDYNGIGPEVILKALQYNRLQKLCTPVIYGSMRILNRYRNLLDMKDWNLNGAPTIGQISHKLTNVITCWPDQNQDIQPGQVTPEAGQAALACLQRAVDDLKDGKLDALVTAPINKYNIQSDEFQFPGHTEYLAQQFDVQDNLMFMVSETLRVGVVTGHVPLGRVRQNVTRERIAQKLTMMMQSLKQDFGIEKPKIAVLGLNPHAGEEGLLGNEEQDIIKPLLTDLRNKGQLVFGPYPADGFFGTRNYKNFDAVLAMYHDQGLIPFKAIAFEEGVNFTAGMPVVRTSPDHGTAYDIAGKNLADETSMLQAIYTAIDVARQRNEFTELEAGALKKKPVGQSEGR encoded by the coding sequence ATGGAACAACGCCAACCCGACGAACCGAACGAATCACGTGTCAACCCGTCGCCAAAGCAACCCGCTGACAGTCAGAACCCCAATACCCAGCCGGATAACGTGCTACCCGCACCGGGTGAACGCCAGGCAGCCGAACCCGTTGCCCCGCAGCCGAACCCGAATCAACAACGGAACAACCGGCCGCAAAATGGGCGGAGCAATGGTGGTCAACGCGATAACCGGAACCGGCCTGAAGGCGGGCCGCGCGAGAATACGCCCCGTAATGGCGTTCCCCGCGAAAACGGAGTTGAAGGCGACGGTCAACCCCAGCGGGAACCGGCTTCCAACCAACGGGACAGCCAGCGCAATGGCGGACAAAAGAACCAGGGCCAGCCCGACCGGGGACCACGCGATGCCAATCCGCAACGAAACGGAGCCGGGAAGCGGGAAAATACCCCGCGCGACGCCAACCCGCGTAACAACCGCAACGAAGGCCGTCCCAACGGTCGCGACCGGGGTAACGATGGCCGGGAGCGGGAAGCAAACGGATCTGAGGGGGACCCGGGAAGCCGTATCCGCGACGACCGGAACCGACCCACGGAGGGCGATAGCCTGGGAAGCGCCCGCGAAGCCGACGGACAGACGAATCCGCCGGGCGAGTCTTCGGGCCGCGACGAGCGGCTGGTGATCGGCATTTCGCTCGGCGACTACAACGGCATCGGGCCGGAGGTTATCCTCAAAGCGTTGCAGTATAACCGGCTGCAAAAACTGTGTACACCGGTCATTTACGGTTCCATGCGTATTCTGAACCGGTACCGCAATTTACTCGACATGAAAGACTGGAACCTGAATGGTGCCCCCACCATCGGCCAGATCAGTCATAAGCTCACGAATGTTATCACCTGCTGGCCCGACCAGAATCAGGATATACAGCCCGGCCAGGTGACGCCCGAAGCGGGGCAGGCGGCACTCGCCTGCCTCCAGCGCGCCGTCGACGACCTGAAAGACGGTAAACTCGACGCACTGGTTACGGCGCCGATCAACAAGTACAATATTCAGTCCGACGAGTTTCAGTTTCCGGGTCATACCGAATACCTGGCCCAACAATTCGACGTGCAGGACAACCTGATGTTCATGGTCAGCGAAACGCTGCGCGTGGGTGTCGTAACGGGTCACGTGCCGCTGGGTCGGGTTCGGCAAAATGTAACCCGCGAACGTATCGCCCAGAAACTGACGATGATGATGCAGTCGCTGAAGCAGGATTTCGGCATCGAAAAACCCAAGATTGCGGTGCTGGGGTTAAACCCCCACGCGGGCGAAGAAGGGTTGCTCGGAAACGAGGAGCAGGACATCATCAAACCCCTGCTGACCGATCTGCGTAACAAAGGGCAACTGGTGTTTGGTCCCTACCCCGCCGATGGGTTCTTTGGTACGCGGAACTACAAGAATTTTGATGCCGTGCTAGCTATGTACCACGACCAGGGCCTGATTCCGTTCAAAGCGATCGCGTTTGAGGAAGGCGTGAATTTTACGGCGGGGATGCCCGTTGTCCGCACCTCCCCCGACCACGGTACGGCCTACGATATTGCCGGTAAGAACCTCGCCGACGAAACATCCATGCTACAAGCCATCTACACCGCTATTGATGTAGCCCGCCAGCGCAACGAGTTTACCGAACTGGAAGCCGGCGCGCTGAAGAAAAAACCAGTCGGTCAGTCAGAAGGCCGGTGA
- a CDS encoding WapI family immunity protein — MKLTGPDGGFELNILDYECSDSPYFMERNWLIVSLKTNYHDRKCVRTAPILSTWEIELLLKWMRSVASGREISPKLTFVEPALGFNNLSSDKEHYRFGIKLGSVALPNWKSDKTPFFLPVTPDKRELQGAIQDLEQQMQRFPVRD; from the coding sequence ATGAAACTCACCGGACCCGATGGTGGATTTGAGCTGAACATTCTGGATTATGAATGCAGCGACTCCCCGTACTTCATGGAGCGTAACTGGCTGATCGTTAGCCTTAAAACGAACTACCACGACCGCAAATGCGTCCGTACGGCCCCTATCCTCTCCACCTGGGAAATTGAACTGTTACTCAAGTGGATGCGCTCCGTGGCCAGCGGACGGGAGATCTCCCCCAAGCTGACGTTCGTTGAACCGGCACTGGGCTTCAACAACCTGTCGTCCGACAAGGAGCACTACCGGTTTGGGATCAAGCTGGGATCGGTGGCACTGCCCAACTGGAAGTCGGACAAAACCCCGTTCTTCCTGCCCGTTACGCCCGACAAACGCGAGCTGCAGGGGGCTATTCAGGACCTGGAGCAGCAAATGCAGCGGTTTCCGGTACGGGATTAA
- a CDS encoding oxygenase MpaB family protein, protein MPTLLKSSRLFSDELLNRYRQQGDAPADAVVTAVTEAGGPASLRAMMTWLADTADFSLENQPESVRAFFADYGNLPDWADEQRMARGMAFFKKYAGKIGLTLGCFSLPYCYLGANGAQVLWLTERIKNDTTRRLQETGEWVYGVNNPKEWVALPPAPAATADQPKGGAGIENTGLPLAISRTLKIRLIHAGARWFALHSGRWNMDWGYPVNQEDMAGTNLAFSYVVLRGLRRLEGDGSATEREEEDYLHHINVIAHINGVADELLPANLREAYQLDRSIARRQFTTSEAGMGLTRSLLNAIASVVGISGDRPEAARNLAAAQMRFFLGDDYADTLGIPAVPVEKRIVNLVSRLPIFPNTFPR, encoded by the coding sequence ATGCCAACGCTCCTGAAATCTTCCCGTCTGTTTTCTGACGAACTGCTAAACCGGTACCGCCAGCAGGGCGACGCACCTGCCGACGCGGTTGTTACGGCCGTTACGGAAGCGGGTGGACCCGCCAGCTTGCGGGCGATGATGACCTGGCTGGCCGACACGGCTGATTTCTCGCTGGAAAATCAGCCTGAATCCGTTCGGGCATTTTTTGCCGATTACGGCAACTTACCCGACTGGGCCGATGAGCAGCGCATGGCACGGGGGATGGCTTTTTTTAAAAAATACGCTGGAAAGATTGGTCTGACACTGGGTTGCTTTTCGCTGCCCTATTGTTACCTGGGTGCCAACGGTGCTCAGGTGTTGTGGCTTACAGAACGAATTAAAAACGATACTACCCGCCGATTGCAGGAAACGGGCGAATGGGTCTACGGAGTTAATAACCCGAAGGAGTGGGTTGCTTTGCCCCCGGCCCCTGCCGCAACGGCGGACCAACCCAAGGGAGGGGCCGGGATCGAGAACACAGGTCTCCCCCTGGCTATTTCCCGAACCCTTAAAATTCGACTGATCCATGCTGGTGCCCGCTGGTTTGCGCTGCATTCGGGGCGGTGGAATATGGATTGGGGCTACCCCGTCAACCAGGAAGATATGGCCGGTACAAACCTCGCGTTTTCCTACGTTGTGCTGCGTGGGCTACGGCGGCTGGAAGGCGATGGGTCGGCGACCGAGAGGGAGGAAGAAGACTATTTGCACCATATCAATGTCATTGCCCACATCAATGGCGTTGCGGATGAGTTGTTGCCCGCTAACCTGCGCGAGGCTTATCAACTGGACCGGTCTATTGCCCGGCGGCAGTTTACTACATCCGAAGCGGGAATGGGCCTTACCCGATCCCTCCTTAATGCCATTGCGTCGGTCGTAGGTATTTCCGGCGACCGTCCGGAGGCTGCCCGGAACCTCGCAGCCGCTCAAATGCGTTTCTTCCTCGGCGATGACTATGCCGATACACTAGGGATACCGGCTGTGCCGGTTGAAAAGCGGATCGTGAATCTCGTCAGTCGCCTGCCAATATTTCCGAATACATTCCCTCGTTGA
- a CDS encoding MBL fold metallo-hydrolase, with translation MRITLLGTGTSSGVPLIGCECAVCQSVDYRDKRLRSSIHIAVDGRSFVVDTGPDFRQQVLRLRLKQLDAVLFTHEHKDHTAGLDEVRAYNFRSGQDMPIYARPTVLAQLKREFAYIFAEHKYPGVPHVRTTEITNEPFEVLGVPVMPIEVMHHKLPVYGFRIGDFTYLTDLNYIAEQELEKVYGTKVLVLDALQRQPHISHFTLDQAVALAQRIGAEKTYFTHISHKLGLHREVDAELPPTIRLGYDGLQINL, from the coding sequence ATGCGCATCACACTGCTGGGAACGGGAACATCGTCGGGGGTACCGCTAATTGGGTGTGAGTGTGCCGTTTGTCAATCCGTCGATTACCGTGATAAACGACTGCGGTCTTCCATTCACATTGCCGTCGATGGCAGGAGCTTCGTTGTCGATACGGGTCCCGATTTTCGCCAGCAGGTGCTGCGGCTTCGGCTCAAGCAACTCGATGCGGTCTTGTTTACCCACGAACACAAAGACCATACGGCGGGTCTCGACGAAGTACGGGCCTATAACTTCCGGTCGGGGCAGGACATGCCAATCTACGCCCGTCCTACCGTTCTGGCGCAGCTGAAGCGGGAATTTGCCTACATCTTCGCCGAACACAAATATCCCGGTGTACCCCACGTGCGGACGACTGAGATCACCAATGAACCGTTCGAGGTGTTGGGCGTTCCCGTAATGCCTATCGAGGTTATGCACCACAAACTACCCGTTTATGGGTTCCGCATCGGCGACTTTACCTACCTGACCGATCTCAATTACATTGCCGAGCAGGAGCTGGAGAAGGTATACGGCACGAAAGTGCTGGTACTTGACGCGCTCCAGCGGCAGCCCCACATTTCGCACTTCACCCTCGACCAGGCCGTAGCGCTGGCCCAGCGCATTGGTGCCGAAAAGACGTACTTTACCCACATCAGCCACAAACTCGGCCTGCACCGCGAGGTCGATGCGGAGCTGCCCCCAACGATCCGGCTGGGCTACGACGGTTTGCAGATCAACCTGTAG
- a CDS encoding IPT/TIG domain-containing protein gives MKSRLLPFVCGLYLLTMWGCRVQSNPPELISLTPQKAFVGEEISLSGYQFGTDPVVMVGSGSTALAATLKSKDENSIRAVVPLVPPGRTQIRVSTDQGTSDPLPFEVQQPAPGLTSITPGNGLPGDAIVLTGAYLNQLRRVRFNDINATVRDSSAEKLTVLVPATVPRGPSTIYLETAGGMLSGSFIVAGTPQITAVSPRITRPGAELTITGVNLSDAIVRINDQQMDRNKTIIKDTEIKTIIPEFAATGQIVVTVFEKLVATSTDTVRIIQPPFITSLPQRDGVAGDKIVLVGRNFSDVSAVTFGSISAQFRIVSATEIEAVVPKLPGTGSVEVSVAGVGGTNKASDLFFFYQIPSAITFTPARQIRSRTITISGQNLYRITDVRINGQSVPINERVEGSQLFVNVPADGTSGLVSVVNRGGTATSATPLVVVQKPLITSITPAKAKLGDQISIKGDFLLNAQVFFNGTTVVPVEGGKNDDTERWVLVPNGAQTGPLRIVNVAGETLTSTFTVVRLITALDVNPKTAKAGETVVLTGQNLGSATDVKFGNGTSASAKFSLNADGQLLVTVPAGATTGTVCVTNEAGTTCTTAVFTVAK, from the coding sequence ATGAAATCACGCTTATTGCCCTTCGTTTGTGGCCTTTATCTCCTGACCATGTGGGGTTGCCGCGTCCAGAGTAACCCGCCGGAATTAATTAGCCTGACGCCCCAGAAAGCCTTTGTGGGCGAAGAAATCAGCCTGTCGGGCTACCAGTTCGGGACGGACCCGGTCGTGATGGTGGGAAGCGGCTCTACAGCGCTCGCGGCTACCCTCAAGAGCAAAGACGAAAACTCAATCCGGGCCGTTGTTCCCCTGGTTCCGCCCGGCCGGACCCAGATCCGGGTGAGCACCGATCAGGGCACGTCCGATCCGCTGCCGTTTGAAGTGCAGCAGCCCGCACCCGGCCTGACCAGCATTACCCCCGGAAATGGCCTGCCCGGCGATGCCATTGTGCTGACCGGTGCGTACCTGAACCAACTCCGACGCGTCCGGTTCAATGATATTAACGCCACTGTGCGCGATAGTTCAGCGGAGAAATTAACCGTACTGGTTCCCGCTACGGTACCCCGCGGCCCCAGTACCATTTATCTGGAAACGGCGGGCGGTATGCTGTCTGGTAGTTTCATCGTTGCCGGTACGCCCCAGATTACGGCCGTGTCGCCCCGGATAACCCGCCCCGGTGCCGAGCTGACCATTACGGGCGTTAATCTGAGCGATGCCATCGTTCGGATCAATGACCAGCAGATGGACCGCAACAAGACAATCATTAAAGACACAGAAATCAAAACGATCATTCCGGAGTTTGCCGCTACGGGTCAGATCGTGGTCACGGTCTTCGAAAAACTGGTCGCCACCAGTACCGACACGGTCCGGATTATCCAGCCCCCCTTCATCACCAGTCTCCCGCAGCGGGATGGCGTTGCAGGCGACAAAATTGTGCTGGTCGGCCGTAACTTCAGCGACGTATCGGCGGTAACGTTCGGCAGTATATCGGCGCAGTTCCGCATTGTGAGCGCGACCGAGATCGAAGCTGTCGTCCCCAAACTCCCCGGCACGGGATCGGTAGAGGTGTCGGTGGCGGGCGTGGGCGGTACCAACAAAGCCAGTGACCTGTTTTTCTTTTACCAGATCCCCAGCGCCATCACCTTCACGCCCGCCCGCCAGATCCGCAGCCGGACCATCACCATTTCGGGCCAGAATCTCTACCGCATCACCGATGTTCGTATCAACGGCCAGTCGGTACCCATCAACGAACGGGTCGAAGGATCACAGCTGTTCGTGAACGTACCCGCCGACGGGACCAGCGGGCTCGTTTCGGTGGTGAACCGGGGCGGTACCGCTACGTCGGCTACTCCGCTCGTGGTCGTTCAGAAACCACTGATTACCAGTATTACACCCGCTAAAGCCAAGCTAGGCGATCAGATCAGTATCAAAGGGGATTTCCTGCTCAACGCACAGGTATTCTTCAACGGCACCACCGTCGTTCCGGTCGAAGGCGGCAAGAACGACGATACCGAACGCTGGGTGCTGGTACCCAATGGCGCCCAGACGGGTCCGCTGCGCATTGTGAACGTAGCGGGTGAAACCCTGACAAGCACGTTTACGGTAGTCCGGTTGATTACAGCGCTCGATGTCAACCCGAAAACGGCCAAGGCCGGGGAAACGGTCGTGTTGACCGGCCAGAACCTCGGGTCGGCAACAGACGTCAAGTTTGGCAACGGTACCTCGGCATCGGCAAAGTTCAGCCTCAACGCCGATGGGCAACTGCTGGTGACCGTGCCCGCGGGCGCAACGACGGGTACGGTCTGCGTGACCAACGAGGCTGGTACTACCTGCACAACGGCAGTTTTCACCGTAGCGAAATAA
- a CDS encoding P-loop NTPase family protein, giving the protein MNYRSLKSSNLVKITTLGELKAAGYVSRSIKQELRENLIERIKNKEVVFPGIWGYEDTVIPDVERAILSMHHINLLGLRGQAKTRIARLMVNLLDEYIPVVAGSELNDDPLEPLSRFAIDLIAEKGDATPVAWLHRNDRYTEKLATPDVSVADLIGDVDPIKAATLKLPYSDERTIHFGLIPRSHRCIFVINELPDLQARIQVSLFNILQEGDIQIRGFKLRLPLDIQFVFTANPEDYTNRGSIVTPLKDRIDSQIVTHYPKSIEIGKKITMQEAVVKKEQKTMVKANELTADLIEQVALEARESEYVDAKSGVSARMTISAYENLLSSAERRTLLNGEKDTYVRIADLYGVVPAICGKVELVYEGEVEGPVIVAQNLIGKAIRNQFLQYFPNPEKAKKDKRGNPYKKITDWFGDGNNMDILNDLTNRDYEARLKTIDGLDDLVDQFHPKLAKAEKLFMMEFALHGLAEHSLVGKKAMDTGQSFKDLLGSMFDPNTTFGEEEEEDDDDDRY; this is encoded by the coding sequence ATGAACTACCGCAGCCTGAAATCATCGAATTTAGTGAAAATAACAACCCTTGGCGAACTGAAAGCCGCCGGCTATGTGTCCCGTTCAATCAAGCAGGAACTGCGGGAAAATCTCATCGAACGTATAAAGAATAAAGAGGTTGTGTTTCCGGGAATCTGGGGATATGAAGACACCGTTATTCCGGACGTAGAGCGGGCTATTCTGTCAATGCACCACATCAACCTGCTGGGGTTGCGGGGGCAGGCCAAAACCCGGATTGCCCGCCTGATGGTCAACCTGCTCGACGAGTACATCCCCGTCGTAGCCGGGTCGGAGCTGAATGACGATCCGCTGGAACCCCTGTCCCGTTTCGCCATCGACCTGATTGCCGAGAAGGGCGACGCAACGCCCGTTGCCTGGCTGCACCGGAATGATCGGTACACCGAGAAACTCGCAACGCCGGACGTTTCGGTTGCCGACCTTATCGGCGACGTGGACCCGATCAAAGCGGCTACCCTCAAACTGCCGTACTCCGACGAGCGCACGATTCACTTCGGGCTCATTCCCCGGTCGCACCGCTGTATTTTCGTGATCAACGAATTACCCGATTTGCAGGCACGTATCCAGGTGTCTCTGTTCAACATTTTACAGGAAGGCGACATCCAGATTCGGGGGTTCAAACTGCGGCTGCCGCTCGACATTCAGTTCGTGTTTACGGCCAACCCCGAAGATTATACCAACCGGGGTAGTATTGTGACACCCCTGAAAGACCGGATCGACTCCCAGATCGTAACGCACTATCCGAAATCGATCGAGATTGGTAAGAAAATTACCATGCAGGAGGCCGTTGTCAAGAAAGAGCAGAAAACGATGGTGAAAGCCAACGAGCTTACGGCCGACCTGATCGAGCAGGTAGCCCTCGAAGCCCGCGAAAGCGAATACGTAGACGCCAAAAGCGGGGTGTCGGCCCGGATGACGATTTCGGCGTACGAGAACCTGCTGTCTTCGGCCGAACGGCGCACGCTGCTCAATGGCGAAAAAGATACGTATGTGCGGATTGCCGATCTGTATGGTGTGGTGCCGGCCATCTGCGGTAAGGTCGAACTCGTCTACGAAGGCGAGGTGGAAGGCCCCGTCATTGTGGCGCAGAACCTGATCGGCAAAGCGATCCGGAATCAGTTCCTGCAGTACTTCCCCAATCCGGAGAAAGCCAAGAAGGACAAACGTGGCAATCCTTACAAGAAGATCACTGATTGGTTCGGCGATGGCAACAACATGGACATTCTGAACGACCTGACCAACCGCGATTATGAAGCCCGGCTAAAAACGATTGATGGGCTCGACGATCTGGTAGACCAGTTCCACCCGAAACTCGCCAAAGCCGAAAAACTGTTCATGATGGAATTTGCCCTGCACGGATTGGCGGAACATTCGCTGGTTGGCAAGAAAGCCATGGATACGGGACAGTCATTCAAAGACTTGCTCGGTTCCATGTTCGATCCGAATACTACTTTCGGTGAAGAAGAAGAGGAAGACGACGACGACGATCGGTACTAG
- the mnmE gene encoding tRNA uridine-5-carboxymethylaminomethyl(34) synthesis GTPase MnmE — MTILQLDPIAALATAPGIGAIAVLRVSGQGAIEITNRFFRGKDLTKQESHTAHFGTLRNQQDGVIDEVLVTVFRAPKSFTKEDTVEISCHGSEFIIQQILHRLTREGVRLARPGEFTQRAFLNGQFDLVQAEAVADLIASDSDASHRAALTQLRGGFSKQLKTLRQQLIDFVALVELELDFGEEDVEFAHRDQLRQLMLDIRRVLHPLIDSFSVGNVIKNGVPTVIVGKPNAGKSTLLNALLNEEKAIVSDIPGTTRDVIEDELFIDGIRFRLIDTAGLREAIDTIEAIGIERTQQKMRDAALVVYLFDGWNVSPADLQEAVREVRESGKPYLLVGNKADVIDESRRQELEAVAGERVIWISAAKQTNLDALKTALSSRVRTDAAVQTGSAVVTNARHYEHLTGTDDALARALSGLDGGATPDWLAMDLRVALQHLGELTGEITTDDLLESIFSKFCIGK; from the coding sequence ATGACTATACTTCAGTTAGATCCCATTGCTGCCCTGGCCACTGCACCGGGTATTGGGGCCATTGCCGTTCTCCGTGTATCAGGTCAGGGCGCTATTGAGATCACGAACCGGTTTTTCCGCGGTAAAGACCTCACCAAGCAGGAATCGCACACCGCTCATTTCGGTACGTTGCGGAATCAGCAGGACGGTGTTATCGATGAGGTGCTGGTTACGGTGTTTCGCGCCCCCAAATCCTTTACCAAAGAGGATACTGTCGAAATTTCCTGCCACGGGTCCGAGTTTATTATTCAGCAGATCTTACATCGGCTCACCCGGGAAGGTGTTCGGCTGGCGCGGCCCGGTGAATTCACCCAGCGGGCGTTTCTGAACGGCCAGTTCGATCTGGTCCAGGCCGAAGCTGTTGCCGACCTGATCGCGTCTGATTCTGATGCCAGCCACCGCGCTGCGCTTACCCAACTGCGGGGTGGTTTCTCGAAGCAGCTAAAAACGCTCCGGCAGCAACTGATCGACTTCGTGGCGCTGGTGGAGCTGGAACTCGATTTTGGCGAAGAAGATGTAGAATTTGCCCACCGCGACCAGCTTCGTCAACTCATGCTGGACATTCGCCGGGTGTTACATCCGCTGATTGACTCCTTCTCCGTTGGTAATGTGATCAAGAACGGGGTGCCCACGGTTATCGTGGGCAAGCCCAACGCGGGGAAATCGACACTCCTGAATGCCCTGCTGAACGAGGAAAAAGCCATTGTTTCCGACATTCCCGGTACCACCCGTGACGTAATCGAAGACGAGTTATTCATTGATGGTATTCGCTTCCGCCTGATCGATACGGCGGGTCTGCGGGAAGCGATCGATACAATTGAAGCCATTGGCATCGAACGGACGCAGCAAAAAATGCGCGATGCTGCCCTGGTCGTGTACCTGTTCGATGGCTGGAACGTATCGCCCGCGGATTTGCAGGAGGCCGTACGTGAAGTGCGTGAATCGGGGAAGCCCTACCTGTTGGTTGGAAACAAAGCGGATGTTATTGACGAGTCCCGACGGCAGGAACTGGAAGCAGTTGCCGGTGAACGTGTCATCTGGATATCGGCCGCGAAACAAACGAATTTGGACGCGCTGAAAACGGCGCTGTCATCCCGTGTCCGTACCGATGCGGCTGTACAGACGGGTAGTGCCGTCGTGACCAACGCCCGCCACTACGAACACCTCACCGGCACCGACGATGCCCTAGCTCGCGCTCTGTCTGGCCTGGATGGGGGAGCTACCCCGGACTGGCTGGCTATGGACCTCCGCGTTGCCCTACAGCACCTGGGCGAACTGACCGGAGAAATTACAACCGATGACCTGCTGGAATCCATTTTCAGTAAGTTCTGCATCGGAAAGTGA
- a CDS encoding response regulator: MSASKRVLIAEDSSVIQNLARKILEFQHYDITAVKNGEQVIQILEKEDFSILLLDINMPIMDGMECVRRVRAMPEKEKSSVPIVAITGNAKNYTEEEFKTAGFNDVLVKPLNFDRLVEVVNQLTDK; encoded by the coding sequence ATGTCAGCTTCCAAACGCGTCCTGATTGCCGAAGATAGTTCCGTTATTCAGAATCTGGCCCGCAAAATTCTTGAGTTTCAGCACTACGATATCACCGCCGTCAAGAACGGTGAGCAGGTGATTCAGATTCTGGAAAAAGAAGATTTCAGCATCCTGTTACTAGACATTAACATGCCCATCATGGATGGCATGGAGTGTGTTCGGCGGGTTCGGGCCATGCCGGAGAAAGAAAAGTCGTCGGTCCCTATCGTAGCCATCACGGGCAACGCCAAAAACTACACCGAAGAAGAATTTAAAACGGCCGGTTTCAACGACGTGCTCGTTAAGCCGCTTAACTTCGACCGGCTGGTTGAAGTTGTGAACCAACTAACCGATAAGTAA
- a CDS encoding 2-hydroxyacid dehydrogenase, translated as MSQTPPAILIADEMHPSLFDLLTNAGFTYVYEPKITRAELMNQLASFAGLIIRSKTTVDAELLSRATNLRFIGRAGAGLDLIDLDTAARMGIRVVHAGEGNRDAVGEQAVGMLLALLTNIVRADREVRQGIWDREGNRGYELGSLTVGLVGYGNNGSATARRLSGFGCRVLAYDKFLTNYGNQYAEEATMEQLMADADVLSLHIPLTDETRMLVNDDLINRFAKPFYLINVARGEITSLSAVVRGLESGKLRGACLDVLENEKLAKLTPDQQTTFDYLRQSDRVILTPHIAGWTHESYVRINEVLVRQLNAIANP; from the coding sequence ATGTCCCAGACCCCGCCCGCCATTCTCATCGCCGACGAAATGCACCCGTCGCTATTTGACCTCCTGACCAACGCTGGTTTTACCTACGTGTACGAACCCAAAATCACCCGCGCGGAGCTGATGAACCAGTTGGCGTCCTTCGCCGGACTCATCATCCGCAGCAAAACAACGGTTGATGCCGAGCTGCTCAGCCGGGCCACAAACCTGCGGTTTATTGGTCGCGCCGGCGCTGGTCTGGACCTGATCGACCTGGACACTGCAGCGCGTATGGGTATCCGGGTTGTACACGCGGGTGAGGGCAACCGCGACGCCGTGGGTGAGCAGGCCGTGGGGATGCTGCTGGCCCTGCTGACCAATATTGTCCGGGCCGACCGCGAAGTCCGGCAGGGTATCTGGGACAGGGAAGGCAACCGGGGGTATGAACTGGGCAGCCTGACGGTAGGCCTCGTCGGCTACGGCAACAACGGCAGCGCCACTGCCCGCCGGCTGAGCGGCTTTGGCTGCCGGGTGCTGGCTTATGATAAATTCCTGACTAACTACGGCAACCAGTATGCGGAGGAGGCAACGATGGAACAGCTCATGGCCGACGCCGACGTACTGAGCCTGCACATACCCCTGACCGACGAAACAAGAATGCTGGTCAATGACGATCTCATTAACCGCTTTGCCAAACCATTTTACCTGATCAACGTAGCACGCGGAGAAATAACGTCCCTGTCGGCGGTGGTGCGCGGCCTGGAGTCGGGTAAGCTTCGCGGGGCGTGTCTGGACGTACTGGAAAACGAGAAGTTGGCCAAACTGACGCCCGACCAGCAAACCACCTTCGACTACCTGCGCCAGTCTGACCGGGTGATTCTGACACCCCACATCGCGGGCTGGACGCACGAAAGTTACGTTCGCATTAACGAGGTGCTGGTCCGGCAGCTGAACGCAATCGCGAACCCATAG